Below is a window of Staphylococcus succinus DNA.
ACTTATTACAACGTGGATTAAAGACATTACACCTTAGAATGGATCGTTCAGAATATAATGCCAAATTATTAGCAGAGCGATGTAAGCATTTAGAGGCTATTGATCAAGTCCTATATAGCGGACGTACTGGCATGCTAAGCTTACGCCTAAACAAATCTTATAAAGCTAATCGCTTTTTAGAAAACTTAGACGTCTGCATTTTCGCTGAAAGTCTTGGTGGCACTGAAACATTTATCACCTTCCCTTATACACAAACACATGTTGATATGCCGGATGAAGAAAAAGACAAACGTGGTATCGACGAACATTTACTTAGATTATCCATTGGTATAGAAAACTATGAAGATATTGAAAAAGATATTATTCAAGCATTAGAAAAATCTAAAGAAGGAGTGATTTCATGAGTTTATCCAAAGAAACAGAATTGATATTTGATGCACACAGAGGGAAAGATTATGATTCAGCCAATCCTCCTTTGTACGATTCTTCTACATTCCACCAAAAAGTTTTAGGTGGCGATGCTGCATATGATTACGCTAGAAGTGGTAATCCGAACCGTGCATTACTAGAAGAGAAATTAGCCAAACTTGAAGATGCAGATTATGCTTTCGCTTATGCTTCAGGTATTGCAGCCATTTCAGCAGTATTACTTACTTTAAATGCTGGAGATCATGTTATCTTACCCGATGATGTGTATGGCGGTACTTTCAGGTTAACTGAGCAAATTTTAACACGCTTTAACATTCAATTTACGACAGTAGATACAACAGAATTAAATGAAATCGAGCAAGCCATCCAAAAGAACACTAAATTAATTTATGTTGAAACACCTTCTAACCCACTGTTTAAAATCACAGATATTAAAGGTGTGGCAAACATTGCCAAACAACATAAACTTTTAGTAGCCGTTGATAATACATTTATGACACCACTGGGACAGTCACCCCTAGCGCTTGGTGCAGATATTGTTGTACATAGTGCAACGAAGTTCTTAGGTGGCCACAGCGATATTATTGCTGGTGTAGCTATTACAAACAATGAAACAGTTGCAAACGCACTTTACTTATTACAAAACGGGACAGGTACTGCATTATCAGCCCAAGATAGTTGGACATTAGCAAAACATTTAAAAACTTTACCTGTTAGATTTAATCAATCTGTTGAAAATGCGCAAAAACTTTATACCTTTTTATCTCAACGCGAAGAAATTGCTGAAGTATATTACCCAGGTAATGATAAGTTACACTTATCTCAAGCACGTCATGGTGGTGCAGTTTTAGGTTTCAGATTAAAAGATGAAACAAAAGCACAAGCATTTGTAGATGCGTTATCTCTTCCGCTTGTATCCGTAAGTCTTGGAGGAGTAGAGACGATACTTTCTCATCCAGCTACAATGTCTCATGCCGCAGTACCTAAGGCAGTAAGAGAAACACGTAATATTACGTTCGGTTTATTCAGACTTAGCGTTGGCCTAGAACAACCTGAAGAATTAATTGCAGATATAAATTATGCATTAAAGGAGGCTTTCAATGAGTCAACTACTCAACAAACTGAAGAACAACATACTCGTCGCTGACGGTGCTATTGGGACCATCCTCTATTCTGAAGGTTTAGATACTTGTCCAGAAGCATACAACCTGACACATCCTGACAAAGTTCAACGCATTCACCAATCTTATATTGAAGCTGGTGCTGATATCATTCAGACCAATACGTATGGTGCAAATTTTGAAAAATTAAAAGTGTTTGGGTTAGAACATAAAGTCAAAGATATCCACCAAGCTGCCGTTCAAATTGCTAAACAAGCTGCAAATAACGATACATTTATACTCGGCACTGTAGGTGGCTTTAGAGGAATTAAACAAGAAGACTTAGGCTTATCTGCAATACAATACCACACTGAAATACAAGTTGATACTTTAGTAGAAGCTGGTGTTGATGGTCTACTGTTCGAAACCTATTATGACTTAGAAGAACTTACTAATATTATTAAAGCAACAAGACGCAAATATGATATCCCTATCATTGCACAATTAACAGCTTTAAATACCAATTATCTCAGAGATGGATCAGAAATTAATACTGCATTAAAGCAAGTCGCAGCAAGTGGTGCTGACATTATTGGGTTAAATTGTCATCATGGCCCACACCATATGCAGCAATCATTTTCACATATTGAATTACCTGAAGGTGCTTATCTCTCTTGCTATCCTAATGCAAGTTTACTCGATATTGAAAATAGTGAGTTTAGATATAGTGATAATGCTGCCTACTTTGGCAAAGTTGCACAACAACTCATTAACGAAGGTGTTCGCTTAATTGGCGGCTGTTGTGGTACTACACCTGAACACATTCAATTTATCAAATCGTCTATAAAAGATTTAAAACCCGTTTCAAATAAGAAAGTTATACCCATTACCAAACAAAGTAGTCGTTCCAATACAACTTCCCAACAACAAACTTTAACATCAAAAGTCAAACAGCATCCAACAATTATTGTGGAATTGGACACGCCGAAGCACCTAGACACAGACAAATTTTTCAGAAATATCAAAAAACTTGATGACGCTAATATTGATGCAGTGACGTTAGCCGACAATTCATTAGCAACCGTCAGAATCAGTAATATTGCAGCAGCTAGCATCATTAAACAGCAATACGCTATAGAGCCTCTCGTACATATTACGTGTCGAGATCGCAACCTTATCGGATTACAATCTCATTTATTAGGATTATCACTACTTGGAGTCAATGAAATCCTAACCATTACTGGTGATCCTTCTAAAATTGGTCATTTACCCGGTGCATCTAACGTATACGATGTGAATTCCAAAGGGTTAACCGAAATTGCACTACGCTTCAATAAAGGAATCAACACTGATGGTGATGCGCTGAAGACAAAGACAAACTTCAACATCGCAGGTGCTTTCGACCCTAATGTAAAAAAATTAGATGGCGCAGTCAGACGATTAGAAAAGAAATTAGAAAGTGGCATGAACTATTTTATTACGCAGCCAGTCTATAGTGCTGAAAAAATCAAAGAGGTTTATGAAGCAACGAAACATTTAGATGCTCCATTTTTTATCGGTATTATGCCAGTAACCAGTTATAAAAATGCACTGTTTTTACATAACGAAGTGCCTGGCATCAAATTATCAGATGAAATTTTAGAGCAATTCGAAGCTGTTAAAAATGATAAAGCAAAAACAAAAGCATTAAGCCTTGAACTTTCAAAAGACTTAATCGACACTGTACACGAATATTTTAATGGTTTGTATTTAATCACACCATTCCAAAGTGTCGAATACACATTAGAACTTGCATCATACTCTAAACAAATTACTTCAAATAAACAGGAGGCAATATTATGACAATTAAAACATCAAACTTAGGATTCCCAAGATTAGGTAGAAAAAGAGAATGGAAAAAAGCAATCGAAGGTTACTGGTCAAACAAAGTAGATTTAGACACTTTACACCAACAGTTAACAGATTTGCATAAAGAAAATTTATTGCTACAAAAAAACTATAACTTATCAAGTATCCCAGTCGGTGATTTCTCACTTTATGACCATATTCTTGATACTTCTTTACTATTTAACATTATCCCTGAACGTTTCCAAGGTAGAGAAATAGATGATGATTTATTGTTTGATATCGCTAGAGGGAATAAAGAACATGTTGCAAGTGCTTTAATAAAATGGTTCAACACAAATTATCACTACATCGTACCAGAATGGGATAATGCAGAACCAAAATTAAATCGTAATGTATTGTTAGAACGTTTTAACTATGCAAAATCTTTAAATGTTAATGCACATCCTGTGATTGTTGGCCCTGTTACGTTTGTGAAATTATCTAAAGGTGGCAACCAATCATTCGAAGAAAAAGTAAATACATTATTACCTTTATATAAAGAAGTATTGCAATCATTAGTAGATGCTGGTGCAGAATATATTCAAGTTGATGAACCTGTACTTGTTGAAGATGATAGTTCAGATTATGAAAATATCACAAAAGCTGTATACGACTATTTCGCTGAAGCTGGTTTAGGTGAACATCTTGTCATTCAAACTTATTTTGAACGCGTTAATTTAAAATTCTTAAACAGCTTACCTGTAAAAGGTTTAGGTCTAGACTTTGTTCATGACCGTAACTTTAACTTAGAACAAATTAAAGCTGGAGATTTGGATAACTCTAAAACGCTTTATGCAGGTATTATTGATGGACGTAATGTTTGGGCAGCCGATATTGAAGCTAAAAAATCACTTATTGAAACATTATCAGAAAATACAAATGACCTTGTCATCCAACCTTCATCATCATTATTACACGTACCAGTTTCATTAGATGACGAATCACTTGATGAATCTATTGCAGAAGGTCTGAGTTTCGCAACTGAAAAACTGGATGAATTAGATGCATTAAGACGTTTATTTAATGAAAATGATGATACTAAATACAATGAACTTAAAGCCCGTTATGAGCGTTTCCAAAATCAATCATTCAAAAACCTTGAATATGATTTCGATAGTGTCCGCACTTCAAGACAATCTGTATTTGCTGAACGTAAAAAAGCACAAGATGCACTTTTAAACTTACCTGATTTACCAACAACTACGATTGGTTCATTCCCACAATCTCAAGAAGTACGTAAACAACGTGCAGATTGGAAGAACAGCCGTATTACAGATGAAGATTACAAAACATTCTTAAAAAATGAGATTGCTCGTTGGATTAAAATCCAAGAAGATATAGGCTTAGACGTCTTAGTACACGGAGAGTTCGAACGTAATGACATGGTAGAATTCTTTGGTGAGAAACTACAAGGATTCTTAGTGACTAAGTTTGGTTGGGTTCAATCATATGGCTCTCGTGCCGTTAAGCCGCCAATTATTTATGGAGATGTTAAATGGACTGAACCACTTACAGTTAAAGAAACATTGTATGCCCAAAGTTTAACAGACAAACCTGTAAAAGGTATGTTAACTGGTCCAGTAACCATCTTAAACTGGTCATTTGAACGCGTAGACTTACTCCGTGAAGAAGTACAAGATCAAATCGCCTTAGCAATCAATGAAGAAGTGCTCGCTTTAGAAGAAGCTGGCATTCAAATTATTCAAGTAGATGAACCAGCATTAAGAGAAGGATTACCACTTCGTTCAGAGTATCATGCTGACTATTTAGATAAAGCTGTACATTCCTTTAAGCTCGCTACATCTTCAGTGGCGGATGCAACACAAATTCATACACATATGTGTTACTCTCAGTTTGGACAAATCATCCATGCTATCTATGACTTAGACGCAGACGTGATTTCCATTGAAACTTCGCGTAGTCACGGTGACTTAATCCAAGACTTCGAAGATATCACATATGACTTAGGTATCGGTTTAGGTGTTTATGATATACACAGTCCACGTATTCCGACTGAAGAAGAAATTACAGCAGCTATTAACCGCGCTTTACAAGAAATTGACCGCTCTCTTTTCTGGGTAAACCCAGACTGTGGTCTAAAAACACGTAAAGAAGACGAAGTAAAAGAAGCCTTAACTGTATTAGTCAATTCAGTTGATAAATTACGTAAGACGACAAACTCAGCAACTGTTCAATAATAACTGAATTCAGGTGATAGACATGAGTTATCCATTATGGAATCAATTAGAACAATTAAAATCATCAACGTGGGTTGATTTGACCCACACTTTTGATGAAACCATCCCATGCTTCAGTGAATTTGAGCGTGCGAAAGTCTCGACATTATTTAACGTAGCAGATGATGGATTTTATGTACAGAATTGGAATATTGTCAGTCAATATGGTACACATATTGATGCCCCAATCCACTTTGTAGAACATAAACGGTATTTACATGAACTCGATTTAAAAGAACTTGCCCTACCACTTATTGTTTTAAATTTTTCACAAGAAGTAGCTAAAGATGCTGATTTCATATTAACGCGCAAACATGTTGAACAATGGGAAGCAGCTCATGGCAAGATAGAATCTGGTACTTTTGTTGCTTTGCGCAGCGATTGGTCCAAACGTTGGCCTGACATCGAACAGTTTGAAAATAGAGATAGCAAGGGTAACCTTCATTTACCAGGTTGGGGTTTAGATGCCCTACAATATCTCCTTGAAGAGCGTCAGGTTAAAGCCATAGGTCATGAAACCTTTGATACAGACGCTTCTATAGATGTAGCTAAAAACGGTGATATTGTTGGTGAACGCTATATATTAGGTCAAGATACGTTTCAGGTTGAATTACTCACTCATTTAGACCTATTACCAACGCGAGGTGCTATCATTTACACTATTAGCCCTAAACCAAAAGATGCACCTGGATTTCCGGTACGCGCTTTTGCTATTAAACCTTAAAAGTCACTCTAGAATGACTTCAAAAAATTGCAATTCAGCAACAAACATAACTCTAGCCATTAAATATTATTAATTTATAAGAAGTTGAGCCCTTCTTGTAAATAATCATCTTCTTTCTAAATATACGAACCCCAAATCTTCTTTAACTCAGAACGATTTGGGGTTTTTCTATATTAAAATTATAAAGATAGCCTATACATTCAAACATTACATAAATCACAAATAATTAATAAACATATTCAATAATGTTATAATTTTTATAAATTTCAAATAGTAATGATATGAAATTTTCACCATCTTTCTTAAGAAAAAATAAAACGAGGTGACTGCTTTGGAACTTAATGAAAAAAACACCCCTTTTGATCAAACACAATTGGGTCTTATAAATCAACTTTTACCAACGCTTACGACAAATCAACAACATTGGTTAAGTAGTTATTTACTTCATTCCGATGATCAAGATACAACAATCACTCCTACATCTTCAAATATTAGCGAAACTGATACCTCTGCCAAAGCATCGGGTACTCATTCTGATGAACCGTTAGAAATCAACATTTTATTTGGAACCGAAACAGGCAATGCTGAAGAAATTGCAGACCAATTCGAAGCAACCTTAAAATCACATCATTTCAATGTTCACTTGTGGGATATGGATGACTTTCCACAAAATGAGCTACCAAATACAACTTATCTGTTCATTATCTGTTCAACTCAAGGTGTAGGAGAGCCTCCAATCAATGCTATAGATTTTCACGAATTCCTACACAGTGATCAAGCACCTATGTTAACGCATTTGAAATTCTCGGTGTTAGCACTTGGAGACCAAGATTTCCCAGACTTTTGCCAAGCAGGTAAAGAATTTGATGAAATCCTGGGTAAACTTGGCGGACAGCGTTTAGCTGATAGAGTAGATTGTGACTTCGATTATGAAGATGACGCTGAAAAATGGATGACAGATATGGTGAACTTACTTTCTCAAAATGCTCCTAATCATTCTGCTATCGATGATTCAGTGGAGTCACATGTCACGATTGAAACGTCTGATGAGGAGGCATACTCTAAAGCCAATCCGTTTCACGCTGAAGTCCTAGTAAATGCTGTACTAACAGATTCGAATGCCACAAGAGAGGTCAGACATCTTGAATTATCACTCGAGGGATACAACGAATCTTATGAGCCGGGTGATAGTTTAGTTATCATTCCTGAAAACCACCCCGCTCTCGTTGAGCATGTGCTAGAAACTCTAAGATGGCAACCCGATACGGTTATTCACATTGGAAAAGACGCACAACCCTGGACAGTCAGAGCAGCATTAACACACTACTTTGAGATTTCAAAGTTAACACCTTCATTGGTAAATCAAGCTGCTGAGTTATTTAGAAACCCAATGTTAAATGCAAATGTACAAAAAAGTGATTGGGTTCAAAGCTATATTGATGGCCGAGACTTTATTGATTTAATTAAAGATTTTTCACCAGTATCACTTGAACCCAATATGTTAAACCAATTATTAAGAAAACTACCACCTAGAGAATATTCTATTGCAAGCAGTAACCAAGTCAATCCTCATAGCGTTCATATTACTGTACGAGTAGTTCGATATGAATCACATCATCGTGAACGTTTAGGTGTTTGCTCTGTACAACTTGCTGAACGCGTGAACACTGGAGATACGGTTCCTGTCTTCATCAAGAAAAATGCACATTTCAAATTCCCCTACGATGAATCGACACCGGTTATTATGATAGGCGCTGGCACAGGAATTGCGCCATATAGAGCCTATCTCCAACAAAGAGCACAATTAGGATTAAAAGGGTCTCAATGGTTAATCTTTGGAAATCAAAATTACTATGCTGATTACCTATATCAAAGTGATTTAGAGGCTTGGCTCAATGACGGTGTACTCAGTAAATTAGATTTAGCTTTTTCACGTGATACTGAGAATAAAATTTACGTTCAGCATCGTATAGAAGAAAACGGCGCAGAGTTTTATCGTTGGTTATCGCAAGGTGCAACCATTTATCTGTGCGGTGATAAAGATGAAATGGCTAAGGGCGTACACAACGCCTTAATAAATGTACTAACCCACCACGGAAATTATGATGAAATCGAAGCTGAGCACTATTTAAGTGACTTAATTAAAAATCAACGTTACCTGCGTGATGTTTATTAATCATATTTCTGCAATGCGATACTTTCCGTTACGTCCCAATTATTTAGATTAAATTAAAAAGCATCATAAAAAAACACCTTAAAGGAACGGGTTTTCCCTCTATCCCTTAAGGTGTTTTCTAATTATGAGTTGTTGTTAACTTAACATATCGCTATATTAGTTCCCTACATATTCAAAAATACCTGCAGCACCCATACCGACACCAATACACATCGTGACCATACCATACTTGGAACCTGGTCTTTTCTTCATCTCTGAAAGTAATCTACCCACGAGCATTGCGCCGGTGGCTCCAAGTGGATGACCTAAAGCTATTGCACCGCCATTGACATTAGTCTTAGCCATATCTAAGCCTGTTTCTCTAATTGAAGCGAGTGTTTGTGAAGCAAAGGCTTCATTTAGTTCTACAAGATCCATGTCATCTATATTTAACTCTGCATCTTTCAGTACTTCCGGAATAGCATACGCCGGTCCTATGCCCATTAATTTAGGATCGACACCTACTGCTTTAAATCCAACAAAGCGTGCAATAGGTTTTACACCTAGCGCTTTCATTTTTTCACCAGACATCACTACTACAAAACCAGCGCCATCTGTCAACGGGGCTGAAGACCCTGCCGTCACTGTGCCGTCAGCCTTAAACACTGTTGGCAATTGAGCTAACGCTTCTGTAGTAGTATCTGGACGAATTAATTCATCTTCTTTAAATACCGCTTTATTAACTACAGGCCCGTTTTGATTATAAGAGACTTTATTAACATCAATGGGAATGATTTCCTCTGTGAATTTACCAGCTAACTGCGCTTCTTTCGCGCGTTGGTGACTTTGTACAGCATAGGCATCTTGATCTTCTCTAGATACATTATAAGTATCTGCCACCATTTCAGCAGTAAGGCCCATTGGATATGAGACACCTGAATCTTTATCTTGAAGAATAGGACTATTCGTTGGTTCATTGCCTCCCATCGGTACTGCACTCATCAATTCGACGCCTCCTGCTACAAGTACATCTGCTTGGTCAGCAATGATTTGATTCGCTGCATGAGCAATAGTTTGAAGACCTGATGAACAATAACGATTCACTGTTTGACCAGGCACTTCTTTGGGCATTCCTGCTAAGAGTGCTATTGCTCTTGCGATATTTTGTCCTTGTAACCCTTCTGGAAACGAATTTCCAACGATAACATCTTCTACCATACTTGAATCGAATGTGCCCCCTACTCTTTCCAATACACCTTTTAATACTTTAGCGGCAACCTCATCTGGTCTTTCATGAGCCATTGCTCCATTTAACTTCGCCTTACCAGCTGCTGAGCGACCATAAGCTACTATATATGCTTCTCGCATTTCACTTCATCCTTCCTTGTTTACAATTCTATGATTAATTACGTAGCGGCTTCCCTTTTTCTAACATGTGAGAAATTCTGTCATACGTTTTTTTATTTTGTAGAAGTTCTAAGAATCTTTCTTTTTCAAGTGTTTGTAAATAACGTTGGTTGACGTATGTGTTTCGAGGTATATCTCCACCTGATAACACCTCCGCTACTTTTAACGTAATTTCATAATCGTAGTCACTGATAAAGTTTCCTTGACGTTGAGCATCAAGCTGACCTTCAGCTAATGCTTTAAAATCACGTCCTAAAGCAATATACTGTGATTTTGGTGTTGGAATATAGTTTGTTGCTGCTTCGTAACGTGCGCGATCCAAAGCAACTTCAACCCGTTTTTCCATATTTAATATCACGGTATCTGTGTCTCGCAAATAGCCATATCTGATTGCTTCGTATGCATTCGTTGATACTTTAGCAAATCCTACATTCATTAGTATTTTTGTTACTTGTGCTTGTTTATCATCATTTTTATGATTTGTGCGTAATACGCGATCCGTCAATTCAGCAAGGCCGCCACCAGCTGGTAGTAGACCCACACCTGTTTCTACAAGACCAATATATGATTCACTTGCAGCTACAACAAATGGAGAGTGTAATACTAATTCACAGCCCCCGCCTAGTGCTCTACCTTGAACAGCAGTAACAACTGGTTTCAATGCATGTTTTAGTCTAGCGAAAATATAATGTAATTTTTCGACCATTACTCCTACTTCTGATACCACTTGGTTTTCTTCATGTGCTTTTTTCATTTGGTACAAATTCGCACCGACACTAAAGTTATTTCCCTCTGCGTAGATAACCATACTGCTAAAGTCTTCATCTTCTAACTTATTAATGGATTCTAATAAGTCATCAAGAAATCCTCCAGTAATCACATTATTTTTACTTTGTAATTTTAATAACAACTGATCTTTATGTGCTACAGACAAATTAGAATCTGATTTATCCCATATTTCACTATCTACATATTGTGACACAGGTGTAATGCGTTCAATCGTTTCATCTTCATTATAGAATGGTTTATTGCGCTGTTCTATCCATTCTGGCAATTGTCCTAACTCTTGCTTCATACGTGTTTTCACACGATCAAAACCAATTAAATCCCATAATTGGAATGGTCCTTTTTTCCAGTTAAAGCCCCAAATTAGAGCGCGATCAATATCTTTAAAATCTACAGCAGCTTTAGGAACGTTTATTGCAGAATAATAGAAATTATTTCTCAACGTCTCCCATAAAAACACCCCTGCGTCATCTTGTGCATTAAATATGATATCTAAATTTGATGCCAAATCTTTACTAAACTTATTTAAAATTTCAAGTTGTGGTGGTTGTGGTTTTACATAATCACCTTGTCCAGGATCAAACACAAGCCTTTTTTTATTTTCTTTTTTATAAAAACCTTGTTTTGTTTTATTACCTAAGGCGCCACGATCTACTAACATTTCAGCAATTTTTGTATCATGGAAGAAATGTTGTTCTTCTGGTACTTGTTGTAAACCACTAATCACTGCTGTAGCAATGTCTAATCCAACTAAATCTGACAAACCATAGGTGCCCATCTTCGGACGGCCGATACTACGTCCGGTTAAAGCATCTATTTCTGTAATAGAAAAACCTTGTGCCTCTCCTCTATACATAATGTCATTCATTGTTTGGGTCCCTACGCGATTAGCTACAAACCCCGGAACATCATTTGCGACAATAACACCTTTACCCAGAACATCTTCCGCAAACGCTTGAACCCGTTCTAACACTCCTGGGGACGTCTTTGCGTTAGGAATAATTTCAACCAATTTCATAATACGCGGTGGATTAAAGAAATGCATACCGAAAAATCTCTCTTTATCGCTATCGTTAAATACGTTTGCAATTGCTTCAATTGGTATGCCTGATGTATTAGTTGCAAAGATCGCTTTATCTTTTGCTATAGCTTTCACTTCATCCCAAATCTGATGTTTAATACTCACTTCTTCTTTAACCGCTTCAATATATATATCTGCATCATCTTGTGAATTTAAGTCATCTTTAAAGTTTCCATACGTTAAATTTGATGCAAATGATAAATCGAATAATTGTGGGCGTTTCGGATTAGTGATTATTTCATATGCTTTCTTCGAAATTTTATTAGGCTCATTATCATCTATCACCATGTCCAGCAACTTCACTTTCAAGCCTGCATTGACAAGGAGTGCGGCGATTTGACTACCCATCGTTCCTGCGCCTAGCACTGTCGCTTTTCTTATCGTCATATAAAACCCTCCAAATTGATTATTTCTATAGTTATTGTTTATATTCACCTGATTAGATAAACGCAGAATCTCCAGTGATGAATCTACCAATCACAAGTGCATTAATTTCATGTGTGCCTTCATAAGTGAATACTGCTTCGGCATCTGAGAAAAATCTAGCGATATCATATTCAGCAGCTAATATACCATTGCCACCTGTGATACCACGTCCCATAGCTACAGATTCCCTTAATCTTAAAGCGTTCATCATTTTAGCAGTAGATGTTGCAACTTCATCGTATTCACCTTTAGCCTGCATACGTGCGAGTTGAGCACATGTTGCCATAGCCTGAGCTAAGTTTCCTTGCATCATGGCTAGCTTTTCTTGGATTAATTGATATTTACTAATTTCTTTACCAAATTGTTTACGCTTAGTGACATAATCTTTTGTTGCACGTAATGCTCCAGCCATTGCACCTGTAGCCATATATGCAACACCTGCACGCGTAGAGTATAAGACTTTTGCTATATCTTTAAAACTATTAATATTCTGTAGTCTTTTATCTTCTGTGACCACCACATTATTCAATTTAATATTGGTGTTCGGCACAATACGTAATGCAATTTTGTGCTGAATGACATCAATATCCACACCTTCTTGGTTGGGTTCAATAATAAAACCTTTAGGCTTTCCTGTTTCAACATCTACTGC
It encodes the following:
- a CDS encoding 3-hydroxyacyl-CoA dehydrogenase/enoyl-CoA hydratase family protein — encoded protein: MTIRKATVLGAGTMGSQIAALLVNAGLKVKLLDMVIDDNEPNKISKKAYEIITNPKRPQLFDLSFASNLTYGNFKDDLNSQDDADIYIEAVKEEVSIKHQIWDEVKAIAKDKAIFATNTSGIPIEAIANVFNDSDKERFFGMHFFNPPRIMKLVEIIPNAKTSPGVLERVQAFAEDVLGKGVIVANDVPGFVANRVGTQTMNDIMYRGEAQGFSITEIDALTGRSIGRPKMGTYGLSDLVGLDIATAVISGLQQVPEEQHFFHDTKIAEMLVDRGALGNKTKQGFYKKENKKRLVFDPGQGDYVKPQPPQLEILNKFSKDLASNLDIIFNAQDDAGVFLWETLRNNFYYSAINVPKAAVDFKDIDRALIWGFNWKKGPFQLWDLIGFDRVKTRMKQELGQLPEWIEQRNKPFYNEDETIERITPVSQYVDSEIWDKSDSNLSVAHKDQLLLKLQSKNNVITGGFLDDLLESINKLEDEDFSSMVIYAEGNNFSVGANLYQMKKAHEENQVVSEVGVMVEKLHYIFARLKHALKPVVTAVQGRALGGGCELVLHSPFVVAASESYIGLVETGVGLLPAGGGLAELTDRVLRTNHKNDDKQAQVTKILMNVGFAKVSTNAYEAIRYGYLRDTDTVILNMEKRVEVALDRARYEAATNYIPTPKSQYIALGRDFKALAEGQLDAQRQGNFISDYDYEITLKVAEVLSGGDIPRNTYVNQRYLQTLEKERFLELLQNKKTYDRISHMLEKGKPLRN
- a CDS encoding thiolase family protein, coding for MREAYIVAYGRSAAGKAKLNGAMAHERPDEVAAKVLKGVLERVGGTFDSSMVEDVIVGNSFPEGLQGQNIARAIALLAGMPKEVPGQTVNRYCSSGLQTIAHAANQIIADQADVLVAGGVELMSAVPMGGNEPTNSPILQDKDSGVSYPMGLTAEMVADTYNVSREDQDAYAVQSHQRAKEAQLAGKFTEEIIPIDVNKVSYNQNGPVVNKAVFKEDELIRPDTTTEALAQLPTVFKADGTVTAGSSAPLTDGAGFVVVMSGEKMKALGVKPIARFVGFKAVGVDPKLMGIGPAYAIPEVLKDAELNIDDMDLVELNEAFASQTLASIRETGLDMAKTNVNGGAIALGHPLGATGAMLVGRLLSEMKKRPGSKYGMVTMCIGVGMGAAGIFEYVGN
- a CDS encoding acyl-CoA dehydrogenase family protein, with amino-acid sequence MSTKEELIQALYPEDILSVAKDLTEGEVKLLKQLNDLLEEKYRDSINEHWINATEPEDYFEELGKLNYFNNPLLFEGREDARTPSQLFQFFMSYTVAKFDVSLATLLGVHQGLGHNAFLFGGSKEQVAYYIPKLQSHELRTCFALTEPEHGSDVAGGLETTAKKEGDKWIINGAKKWIGGANVADVIPVFAVDVETGKPKGFIIEPNQEGVDIDVIQHKIALRIVPNTNIKLNNVVVTEDKRLQNINSFKDIAKVLYSTRAGVAYMATGAMAGALRATKDYVTKRKQFGKEISKYQLIQEKLAMMQGNLAQAMATCAQLARMQAKGEYDEVATSTAKMMNALRLRESVAMGRGITGGNGILAAEYDIARFFSDAEAVFTYEGTHEINALVIGRFITGDSAFI